A single window of Intrasporangium calvum DSM 43043 DNA harbors:
- a CDS encoding Bug family tripartite tricarboxylate transporter substrate binding protein → MRAHPTARKASLLTAGIATAALTLSACGATADDTNTNAGASGATGGSAAPASGLQIMVPNSPGGGYDTTARTVAKVMETEQITGTVQVFNLPGAGGTVGLQRTVNEKGNGKLAMQMGLGVVGAAYTQKSQATLNDTTPIAKLIEEAGAIVVSKDSPYKDITSLIDAWKKDPSKVNVGGGSSPGGPDHLLPMRLAKAVGIEPKSVSFISYDGGGELLPAIIGNKIAFGASGFGEFLDQVKAGQVKVLAVTSEERIEALPDVPTLKESGVDFLFTNWRGIVAPPEISDADQAVWVDALTKMHDSQAWKDEMKKRGWTDAFVTGDEFGTFLKEQDTAVAEILTSLGLVS, encoded by the coding sequence ATGAGAGCACATCCCACCGCCCGCAAGGCGTCCCTGCTCACCGCGGGGATCGCCACGGCAGCCCTCACGCTCTCGGCGTGCGGCGCCACCGCGGACGACACCAACACCAACGCCGGTGCGAGCGGCGCCACCGGCGGCAGCGCCGCCCCCGCGTCCGGCCTGCAGATCATGGTCCCCAACTCCCCCGGTGGCGGCTACGACACGACGGCCCGCACCGTCGCCAAGGTGATGGAGACCGAGCAGATCACCGGCACCGTCCAGGTCTTCAACCTCCCCGGCGCGGGCGGAACCGTCGGCCTGCAGCGCACGGTCAACGAGAAGGGCAACGGCAAGCTCGCCATGCAGATGGGCCTCGGCGTCGTCGGTGCGGCCTACACGCAGAAGTCCCAGGCCACCCTCAACGACACGACGCCGATCGCCAAGCTGATCGAGGAGGCCGGCGCCATCGTCGTCTCCAAGGACTCTCCGTACAAGGACATCACCTCGCTCATCGACGCGTGGAAGAAGGACCCGTCGAAGGTCAACGTCGGCGGCGGCTCGTCGCCCGGCGGCCCGGACCACCTGCTCCCGATGCGGCTGGCCAAGGCGGTCGGCATCGAGCCCAAGTCCGTCTCCTTCATCTCCTACGACGGGGGCGGCGAGCTGCTCCCCGCGATCATCGGCAACAAGATCGCCTTCGGGGCGAGCGGCTTCGGCGAGTTCCTCGACCAGGTCAAGGCCGGCCAGGTGAAGGTTCTCGCGGTGACGAGCGAGGAGCGCATCGAGGCGCTGCCCGACGTGCCGACGCTCAAGGAGTCCGGCGTCGACTTCCTCTTCACCAACTGGCGCGGCATCGTGGCTCCGCCGGAGATCTCCGACGCCGACCAGGCCGTCTGGGTCGACGCCCTGACGAAGATGCACGACTCGCAGGCCTGGAAGGACGAGATGAAGAAGCGCGGCTGGACCGACGCCTTCGTCACCGGGGACGAGTTCGGCACCTTCCTCAAGGAGCAGGACACCGCCGTCGCCGAGATCCTGACGAGCCTCGGGCTGGTCAGCTGA
- a CDS encoding Crp/Fnr family transcriptional regulator: MDPDVVRRAPLFKALDDEAAAALQSQMTLSRMERGDVLFHEGDRGDTLYVIAEGKVKLGRTSADGRENLVAILGPGEMFGELSLFDPGPRTMTATAVAETQLLGLGNDSLTGLLTGRPEVAKSLLAALAQRLRRTNAHLADLVFTDVPGRVAKALIDLSERFGRHVEGGLLVAHDLTQEELAQLVGASRETVNKALADFQSRGWLRLEARAVLLQDVERLRRRAK, from the coding sequence GTGGACCCAGATGTGGTGCGGCGTGCTCCGCTGTTCAAAGCACTCGACGACGAGGCCGCGGCTGCCCTGCAGTCGCAGATGACGCTGTCGCGCATGGAGCGCGGCGATGTGCTCTTCCACGAGGGAGACCGCGGCGACACGCTCTACGTCATCGCCGAAGGCAAGGTGAAGCTCGGTCGCACGAGCGCCGATGGCCGCGAGAACCTCGTCGCCATCCTCGGCCCCGGCGAGATGTTCGGCGAGCTCAGCCTCTTCGACCCGGGCCCTCGCACGATGACCGCCACCGCGGTTGCCGAGACCCAGCTGCTCGGCCTCGGCAACGACTCCCTGACGGGGCTGCTCACCGGCCGGCCCGAGGTCGCCAAGTCGCTCCTCGCCGCCCTCGCCCAGCGCCTGCGGCGGACCAACGCCCACCTCGCCGACCTCGTCTTCACCGACGTGCCCGGCCGCGTGGCCAAGGCCCTGATCGACCTGTCCGAGCGGTTCGGCCGACACGTCGAGGGCGGCCTCCTGGTCGCGCACGACCTGACTCAGGAAGAGCTCGCGCAGCTCGTCGGCGCCTCCCGCGAGACGGTCAACAAGGCGCTCGCCGACTTCCAGTCCCGCGGCTGGCTGCGCCTCGAGGCCCGGGCCGTCCTGCTCCAGGACGTCGAGCGCCTCAGGCGCCGCGCCAAGTAG
- the nth gene encoding endonuclease III — protein sequence MYRALHDRYPYAHCELDFTTPLELLVATILSAQTTDVGVNKVTPIVFAKYRTAADYAAADRTELETIIQPTGFFRAKSDSLIKLGQALVERFDGEVPGRLKDLVTLPGVGRKTANVVLGNAFNVPGITVDTHFGRLVRRFGWTAEEDPVKVEHAVGALFLRRDWTMLSHVVIFHGRRTCHAKKPACGACPVARWCPSYGIGETDPERAARLLKFELAPK from the coding sequence ATGTACCGGGCGCTCCACGACCGCTACCCGTACGCGCACTGCGAGCTCGACTTCACCACGCCTCTCGAGCTGCTCGTCGCGACGATCCTCTCGGCGCAGACCACGGACGTCGGCGTCAACAAGGTGACCCCGATCGTCTTCGCGAAGTACCGCACCGCGGCGGACTACGCGGCGGCTGACCGGACCGAGCTCGAGACGATCATCCAGCCGACCGGCTTCTTCCGCGCCAAGTCCGACAGCCTGATCAAGCTCGGCCAGGCCCTCGTCGAGCGGTTCGACGGGGAGGTCCCGGGGCGGCTCAAGGACCTCGTCACGCTTCCCGGCGTGGGCCGCAAGACCGCCAACGTCGTCCTCGGCAACGCCTTCAACGTGCCGGGCATCACCGTGGACACGCACTTCGGCCGTCTCGTGCGCCGCTTCGGCTGGACTGCCGAGGAGGACCCGGTCAAGGTCGAGCACGCGGTCGGCGCGCTGTTCCTGCGCCGCGACTGGACGATGCTCAGCCACGTCGTCATCTTCCACGGCCGGCGCACCTGCCACGCCAAGAAGCCCGCCTGCGGAGCCTGCCCGGTCGCGCGGTGGTGCCCCAGCTACGGCATCGGCGAGACCGACCCGGAGCGCGCCGCACGGCTGCTCAAGTTCGAGCTGGCCCCGAAGTGA
- a CDS encoding RidA family protein, with translation MATVEERLAELGLTVPEVVPPVAAYVPALRNGNLVFTSGQLPMKDGAMSATGKVGSADGPDADAAKELAALCALNAIAAIKSVVGDLEKVTQVVKVVGFVASDPSFTGQPGVINGASELLGTAFGDRGKHARSAVGVAALPLDAAVEVEVVVAVAD, from the coding sequence ATGGCCACCGTGGAGGAGCGCCTCGCCGAGCTCGGACTCACCGTGCCCGAGGTCGTCCCGCCGGTCGCCGCCTATGTGCCGGCGCTGCGCAACGGGAACCTCGTCTTCACCTCCGGGCAGCTGCCGATGAAGGACGGCGCGATGTCGGCCACCGGCAAGGTCGGGTCCGCTGACGGTCCCGATGCCGACGCCGCGAAGGAGCTCGCCGCCCTGTGCGCGCTCAACGCCATCGCCGCGATCAAGTCCGTCGTCGGCGACCTCGAGAAGGTCACCCAGGTGGTCAAGGTCGTCGGCTTCGTCGCGAGCGACCCGTCGTTCACCGGGCAGCCGGGTGTCATCAACGGCGCGAGCGAGCTGCTCGGCACCGCGTTCGGCGATCGGGGCAAGCACGCCCGCAGCGCCGTCGGTGTCGCCGCCCTCCCGCTCGACGCGGCGGTCGAGGTCGAGGTCGTCGTCGCCGTCGCGGACTGA
- a CDS encoding MBL fold metallo-hydrolase — protein MTARAACVLCPNPSPMTLDGTNTWVVAEPGSTEAVVIDPGPLDEGHLARVVSEVEQADRRVVLTLLTHGHLDHAESAERFHELTGAPVRAFGRGHDDVAPGEVIRVGGLEIVAVATPGHTSDSYSYLLPAETALLTGDTILGRGTTVVAWPDGHLESYLESLHRIEAMTRTGDVARILPGHGPYVADAAAATTFYLAHRAERLNQVRAALAAGDRTAREVVERVYADVPRNVWGAAEMSVQAQLEYLRRQPS, from the coding sequence ATGACCGCTCGGGCGGCGTGCGTGCTCTGCCCGAACCCGTCGCCGATGACCCTGGATGGGACGAACACGTGGGTCGTCGCGGAGCCGGGGTCCACCGAGGCGGTCGTCATCGACCCGGGGCCACTTGACGAGGGGCACCTGGCCCGGGTCGTCTCCGAGGTCGAGCAGGCGGACCGGCGGGTGGTGCTGACGTTGCTGACGCACGGGCACCTCGACCACGCGGAGTCGGCCGAACGGTTCCACGAGCTGACCGGTGCGCCCGTGCGGGCGTTCGGCCGCGGCCACGACGACGTGGCGCCGGGCGAGGTGATCCGTGTCGGGGGCCTCGAGATCGTCGCCGTCGCGACACCCGGGCACACGAGCGACTCCTACTCCTACCTCCTGCCCGCTGAAACGGCCCTGCTCACCGGCGACACGATCCTGGGCCGGGGCACGACCGTGGTCGCGTGGCCAGACGGCCACCTCGAGTCCTACCTCGAGTCCCTGCACCGGATCGAGGCGATGACCCGCACCGGCGACGTGGCCCGCATCCTGCCCGGGCACGGCCCCTACGTCGCCGATGCCGCGGCGGCGACGACGTTCTACCTCGCGCACCGCGCCGAGCGCCTCAACCAGGTCCGCGCGGCGCTCGCGGCGGGGGACCGGACAGCCCGAGAGGTGGTCGAGCGCGTCTACGCCGACGTCCCCCGCAACGTGTGGGGCGCGGCCGAGATGTCCGTGCAGGCCCAGCTCGAGTACCTTCGCCGGCAGCCGAGCTGA
- a CDS encoding DUF4177 domain-containing protein — MTTWEYLTAPLLIHNTKQILDNFGADGWELVQVVPGPDGTSLVAYFKRPKGA; from the coding sequence ATGACCACGTGGGAGTACCTGACCGCCCCTCTGCTGATCCACAACACGAAGCAGATCCTCGACAACTTCGGCGCCGACGGGTGGGAGCTCGTCCAGGTCGTCCCCGGCCCGGACGGGACCAGCCTCGTCGCCTACTTCAAGCGCCCGAAGGGAGCCTGA
- a CDS encoding tripartite tricarboxylate transporter permease produces MDNLNHLIEGFGHVLTPMNLLFALIGVTVGTAVGVLPGIGPAMTVALLLPITYGLEPTQALIMFAGIFYGGMYGGSTTSILLNTPGESASVVTALEGNKMAKSGRAAQALATAAIGSFVAGTIGTALLVLVMPQVVAFAINLGSPELLAILLVAFVGASAVLGSSRVRGFAALLVGLTIGVVGIDFVTGQQRLTFGQPMLADGIDVVVVAVGIFAVGEALWVAAHLRRKAATVIPVGRPWMGREDWARSWKPWLRGTALGFPFGAIPAGGAEVPTFLSYLAERRLAKHPEEFGHGAIEGVAGPEAANNASAAGTLVPLLAIGLPTNATAAIMLSALQGWGFEPGPFLIEKQPVLVWTLVASLFVGNTMLLLLNLPLAPTWAKLLQIPRPYLYAGILFFATMGAYAVNAQPFDLFLLLALGLVGFALRRFGLPVLPLIIGVILGPLAEKHGRRSLQLSGGDISGLIGGPVAWVCYAIIAGVILWPLIGRLLPGKRPSDRDHTPTEVSA; encoded by the coding sequence ATGGACAACCTCAACCACCTCATCGAGGGGTTCGGGCACGTCCTGACCCCGATGAACCTGCTCTTCGCGCTCATCGGGGTCACCGTCGGCACCGCCGTCGGCGTCCTGCCCGGCATCGGGCCGGCCATGACGGTCGCGTTGCTCCTCCCCATCACCTACGGCCTCGAGCCGACCCAGGCGCTCATCATGTTCGCCGGAATCTTCTACGGGGGCATGTACGGCGGGTCGACGACGTCGATCCTGCTCAACACGCCCGGCGAGTCGGCCTCGGTCGTCACGGCGCTCGAGGGCAACAAGATGGCCAAGTCGGGCCGGGCGGCGCAGGCCCTGGCCACCGCCGCGATCGGCTCCTTCGTCGCCGGGACGATCGGCACCGCCCTGCTCGTGCTCGTCATGCCGCAGGTCGTCGCCTTCGCGATCAACCTCGGCTCGCCGGAGCTGCTTGCCATCCTCCTCGTGGCCTTCGTCGGGGCGAGCGCCGTCCTCGGGTCGTCGCGGGTGCGCGGTTTCGCGGCGCTGCTCGTCGGCCTGACCATCGGCGTCGTCGGGATCGACTTCGTCACTGGCCAGCAGCGGCTGACCTTCGGGCAGCCGATGCTCGCGGACGGGATCGACGTCGTCGTCGTCGCCGTCGGCATCTTCGCCGTCGGCGAGGCCCTATGGGTGGCGGCCCACCTGCGTCGCAAGGCCGCGACGGTCATCCCGGTCGGCCGACCGTGGATGGGTCGGGAGGACTGGGCCCGGTCGTGGAAGCCGTGGCTGCGCGGCACCGCCCTCGGCTTCCCGTTCGGTGCGATTCCGGCGGGGGGCGCCGAGGTGCCGACCTTCCTGTCCTACCTCGCCGAGCGCCGCCTCGCCAAGCACCCCGAGGAGTTCGGCCACGGCGCCATCGAGGGCGTCGCCGGACCCGAGGCCGCGAACAACGCGTCGGCCGCCGGCACGCTCGTCCCCCTCCTGGCGATCGGCCTGCCCACCAACGCGACCGCGGCCATCATGCTCTCCGCCCTCCAGGGCTGGGGCTTCGAGCCGGGGCCCTTCCTCATCGAGAAGCAGCCGGTCCTCGTCTGGACCCTCGTCGCGAGCCTTTTCGTCGGCAACACGATGCTGCTCCTGCTCAACCTGCCTCTGGCGCCCACCTGGGCGAAACTGCTCCAGATCCCCCGGCCGTACCTCTACGCCGGCATCCTCTTCTTCGCCACCATGGGCGCCTACGCCGTCAACGCCCAGCCGTTCGACCTGTTCCTCCTCCTCGCGCTGGGCCTCGTCGGCTTCGCCCTGCGTCGCTTCGGGCTGCCGGTGCTGCCGCTCATCATCGGCGTCATCCTCGGCCCGCTCGCCGAGAAGCACGGCCGCCGTTCGCTCCAGCTCTCCGGCGGCGACATCAGCGGCCTCATCGGCGGGCCGGTGGCGTGGGTCTGCTACGCGATCATCGCCGGCGTCATCCTCTGGCCCCTCATCGGCCGGCTGCTTCCGGGCAAGCGCCCGTCCGACCGCGACCACACCCCCACGGAGGTCTCCGCATGA
- a CDS encoding ArsA-related P-loop ATPase → MTDAHAIGAPEWQRARLHVVTGKGGTGKTTAASALALALASGSGTPRRVLLAEVEGRQGISQTFDVPPLGTDETRIARTRSGGEILGLSVDAKAALLEYLQLFYKLGRAGKLLEKFGAIDFATTIAPGVRDVLLIGRLYEANRRRRDGRHRGASPAAYDAIVMDAPPTGRIGRFLSVNSEVADLARVGPIHSQAESITDLLESEQTLVHIVTLLEEMPVQETLEAVRELRSKDLRVGLIFVNMVRDPLLDDVALEQARTGRLHKPSISSQLADAGVTATPELVDGLLEEAYDHAHRVDLETEQLALLEETGLPLVILPALPEGVDSGSVRELADILLDELEEVGLAR, encoded by the coding sequence GTGACGGATGCCCACGCGATCGGCGCGCCCGAGTGGCAGCGCGCCCGCCTGCACGTCGTCACCGGCAAGGGCGGCACCGGCAAGACGACCGCCGCCTCGGCCCTCGCGCTGGCCCTCGCCTCCGGGTCCGGCACCCCCAGACGCGTCCTGCTCGCCGAGGTCGAGGGGCGTCAGGGGATCAGCCAGACCTTCGACGTCCCACCGCTGGGCACCGACGAGACGCGGATCGCCCGGACCAGGTCCGGCGGCGAGATCCTCGGCCTCTCCGTCGACGCCAAGGCGGCGCTCCTCGAGTACCTCCAGCTGTTCTACAAGCTCGGCCGCGCCGGCAAGCTCCTCGAGAAGTTCGGGGCCATCGACTTCGCCACGACCATCGCACCCGGCGTCCGGGACGTCCTGCTCATCGGCAGGCTCTACGAAGCCAACCGACGCCGGAGGGACGGCCGGCACCGAGGAGCGAGCCCAGCGGCATACGACGCGATCGTCATGGACGCCCCGCCCACGGGACGCATCGGACGCTTCCTCAGCGTCAACTCGGAGGTCGCCGACCTCGCCCGCGTCGGCCCGATCCACAGCCAGGCCGAGTCGATCACCGACCTGCTCGAGAGCGAGCAGACCCTCGTGCACATCGTCACCCTGCTCGAGGAGATGCCGGTGCAGGAGACCCTCGAGGCGGTCCGGGAGCTGCGGTCCAAGGACCTGCGCGTCGGTCTCATCTTCGTCAACATGGTCCGCGACCCCCTCCTCGACGACGTGGCGCTCGAGCAGGCCCGCACCGGAAGGCTGCACAAGCCGTCCATCAGCAGCCAGCTCGCCGACGCCGGAGTCACGGCCACCCCCGAGCTCGTCGACGGGCTGCTCGAGGAGGCCTACGACCACGCGCACCGGGTCGACCTCGAGACCGAGCAGCTCGCGCTCCTCGAGGAGACCGGCCTCCCGCTGGTGATCCTCCCGGCGCTGCCCGAGGGCGTCGACTCCGGCTCGGTCCGCGAGCTCGCCGACATCCTGCTCGACGAGCTCGAGGAGGTGGGACTGGCGCGATGA
- a CDS encoding MarP family serine protease, with product MSGGLILDIALALILVAYGISGYRNGLVASVFSLLGFFAGAVIAIWALPVMLADLDAVANDSRLRVLVLIVGVVVIGWVGQVLGSLLGAQVRRRMGQPGVRQVDSVLGAAVVVVAASLIIWFLGGSLRTAGNPSVARSISESRVLRAVNSVVPEDAGQIFAGFRGFLSSQGFPQVFGDLVPEPITPVEAPDPRIGDSGAITRAASSVVKVTTASESCGRGQEGTGWVLSPNRIVTNAHVVAGADRLQVTSREQTVAGRVVLFDPDRDLAVISTEGLDAPALELGSDLPRGAAAAVPGFPLDGPYTVVAARVRQVLDARGRDIYGGDPVVREIYSLYTRVQPGNSGGPLLDANGRVAGVIFAKSLDDDNTGYALTLDEAMPVLDAALQADRAVGTGACIPG from the coding sequence ATGAGCGGCGGCCTCATCCTCGACATCGCGCTCGCCCTCATCCTCGTGGCCTACGGCATCTCGGGATACCGCAACGGCCTGGTGGCCAGCGTCTTCTCCCTGCTCGGCTTCTTCGCCGGGGCGGTCATCGCGATCTGGGCGCTGCCGGTGATGCTCGCCGACCTCGACGCGGTGGCCAACGACTCGCGACTGCGCGTCCTCGTCCTCATCGTCGGCGTCGTCGTCATCGGCTGGGTCGGGCAGGTCCTCGGCAGCCTGCTCGGCGCGCAGGTGCGTCGCCGGATGGGCCAGCCCGGGGTCCGTCAGGTCGACTCGGTGCTCGGCGCGGCCGTCGTCGTCGTCGCGGCGTCGCTCATCATCTGGTTCCTCGGCGGGTCGCTCCGCACGGCGGGAAACCCGAGCGTCGCCCGGTCGATCTCCGAGTCGCGGGTCCTGCGGGCCGTCAACAGCGTGGTGCCGGAGGACGCGGGCCAGATCTTCGCCGGCTTCCGGGGCTTCCTGTCGAGCCAGGGCTTCCCGCAGGTCTTCGGCGACCTCGTGCCCGAGCCGATCACGCCGGTCGAGGCGCCAGACCCGCGGATCGGCGACTCCGGCGCCATCACCCGGGCCGCCTCCTCGGTCGTCAAGGTGACCACCGCCTCCGAGAGCTGCGGGCGCGGCCAGGAGGGGACCGGCTGGGTGCTGAGCCCCAACCGCATCGTCACCAACGCCCACGTCGTCGCAGGGGCCGACCGGCTGCAGGTGACCAGCCGCGAGCAGACGGTCGCCGGTCGCGTCGTCCTCTTCGACCCCGACCGCGACCTCGCCGTCATCAGCACCGAGGGCCTCGATGCGCCGGCTCTCGAGCTCGGCTCCGACCTGCCCCGCGGGGCGGCCGCCGCGGTGCCGGGCTTCCCGCTCGACGGCCCCTACACCGTCGTCGCGGCCCGGGTCCGACAGGTCCTCGACGCGCGGGGTCGCGACATCTACGGCGGCGACCCCGTCGTCCGGGAGATCTACTCGCTCTACACGCGCGTCCAGCCCGGCAACTCCGGGGGGCCGCTGCTCGACGCGAACGGTCGGGTCGCCGGCGTCATCTTCGCCAAGTCCCTCGACGACGACAACACGGGGTACGCGCTGACGCTCGACGAGGCGATGCCGGTCCTCGACGCGGCGCTGCAGGCCGACCGAGCGGTCGGCACCGGGGCCTGCATCCCCGGCTGA
- a CDS encoding NUDIX hydrolase, translated as MTAPLTPAPRGARVVHSGATGAIPPGPAGLPRPRWLDEVAERVPSVDAHWFSRFQPPEEGGRESAVLMLFGPPPAGEPSEGEHVILIERSHTMRTQPAQIAFPGGSRDPEDEDSVHTALREAEEETGIVPAGVDVVDVLPSLYLPPANFVVAPVLGWWAEPAPLTVRDPAEVQEVLSVPISHLIHPETRFTVTHPSGYVGPAFELDHLLLWGFTAGLLSRVLDLAGLAVEWDEARRRPLPEIYLRDRR; from the coding sequence GTGACCGCCCCCCTGACCCCGGCACCGAGGGGAGCCCGCGTCGTCCACTCCGGAGCGACCGGGGCGATCCCGCCCGGGCCGGCGGGGCTGCCGCGGCCGCGGTGGCTCGACGAGGTGGCCGAGCGGGTGCCGTCCGTGGACGCCCACTGGTTCTCCCGCTTCCAGCCCCCGGAGGAGGGCGGGCGCGAGTCTGCGGTCCTCATGCTCTTCGGGCCACCCCCGGCGGGCGAGCCGTCCGAGGGCGAGCACGTCATCCTCATCGAGCGCTCGCACACCATGCGCACCCAGCCGGCCCAGATCGCGTTCCCCGGAGGCTCGCGCGACCCCGAGGACGAGGACAGCGTCCACACGGCCCTGCGCGAGGCGGAGGAGGAGACCGGCATCGTCCCGGCCGGCGTCGACGTCGTCGACGTCCTGCCGAGCCTCTACCTGCCGCCCGCCAACTTCGTCGTCGCGCCGGTCCTGGGCTGGTGGGCCGAGCCCGCGCCGCTCACGGTCCGTGACCCGGCCGAGGTCCAGGAGGTGCTCTCCGTCCCGATCTCCCACCTCATCCACCCGGAGACCCGGTTCACCGTGACCCATCCCAGCGGCTACGTCGGGCCGGCGTTCGAGCTCGACCACCTGCTGCTCTGGGGTTTCACCGCCGGACTGCTGAGCCGCGTCCTCGACCTGGCCGGGCTCGCCGTCGAGTGGGACGAGGCGCGCCGGCGCCCGCTCCCCGAGATCTACCTCAGGGACCGCCGATGA
- a CDS encoding tripartite tricarboxylate transporter TctB family protein, producing MSDPQVDTTGAAAKPREDRAQYGVCAALAGLGVLLLVDAANIRHVTSSNDPLGPRPVPIVLGVLLLITAVSYAIDVWRGGVGQAEGGEDVDLGSRADWKTVGLLIVVFGASALLIQPLGWVITGSLLFWGCAYALGNEHHVRGLAFGIALALTTFYGFAIGLGVNLPAGILKGIL from the coding sequence ATGTCTGACCCCCAGGTGGACACCACCGGTGCCGCCGCGAAGCCCCGCGAGGACCGCGCACAGTACGGGGTGTGCGCGGCCCTCGCGGGCCTCGGCGTGCTGCTGCTCGTCGACGCCGCGAACATCCGCCACGTCACGAGCAGCAACGACCCGCTCGGTCCGCGGCCGGTCCCCATCGTCCTCGGCGTGCTCCTGCTCATCACCGCCGTCTCCTACGCCATCGACGTCTGGCGCGGTGGAGTCGGCCAGGCCGAGGGCGGCGAGGACGTCGACCTCGGCAGCCGGGCCGACTGGAAGACCGTCGGCCTCCTCATCGTCGTCTTCGGCGCGAGCGCCCTGCTCATCCAGCCGCTCGGCTGGGTCATCACCGGCAGCCTCCTCTTCTGGGGCTGCGCCTACGCCCTCGGCAACGAGCACCACGTCCGCGGCCTGGCCTTTGGGATCGCCCTCGCGCTGACCACCTTCTACGGCTTCGCCATCGGCCTCGGCGTCAACCTCCCGGCCGGCATCCTCAAGGGAATCCTCTGA
- a CDS encoding universal stress protein yields the protein MTIVVGYIPTTQGEAAITAAITEARAHGDSLLVVNMSRDDKLVDAHRAASTELSRLDAELTESGVPHEVRRVEHGTDPADAILRIIGEVDARMLVIGLRPRTPVGKLLLGSTAQRLLLDADCPVLAVKAH from the coding sequence ATGACGATCGTCGTCGGCTACATCCCGACCACCCAGGGCGAGGCGGCCATCACCGCGGCCATCACCGAGGCCCGCGCGCACGGCGACTCCCTCCTCGTCGTCAACATGTCGCGGGACGACAAGCTCGTCGACGCCCACCGCGCCGCCTCGACCGAGCTGAGCCGGCTCGACGCCGAGCTGACCGAGTCCGGCGTCCCGCACGAGGTGCGCCGCGTCGAGCACGGGACCGACCCGGCCGACGCCATCCTCCGGATCATCGGGGAAGTCGATGCGCGGATGCTCGTCATCGGCCTGCGCCCCCGCACTCCCGTGGGCAAGCTGCTGCTCGGGTCGACGGCGCAGCGCCTCCTCCTCGACGCCGACTGTCCGGTCCTCGCGGTCAAGGCCCACTGA
- a CDS encoding NUDIX hydrolase, translated as MTPPRDFPLTQVRGLGDVALRWLRGERWDEAAPRQASTVMLVRDGERGTEVFMLKRVSQMAFAPSMHVFPGGGVDPRDGDAGLPWAGPSPAEWASRLRCTAAEAQMFVAAAVREVFEEVGVLLAGPSPSSPLVDPHDGSWAGVRDRLVSRDLSLAGVLRERDLVLRSDLIVAKAHWLTPAFEPRRFDTWFFAAVMPEHQVADGETSEAETAEWVVPQELLEAYAAGLASLLPPTVMCVEEIADAPSAVAFVRHSDDLPLIMPVVVDTPEGPAMRIDV; from the coding sequence ATGACGCCGCCCCGGGACTTCCCCCTGACGCAGGTCCGCGGCCTGGGCGACGTCGCCCTGCGCTGGCTTCGCGGCGAGCGGTGGGACGAGGCGGCCCCGCGGCAGGCGAGCACCGTCATGCTCGTGCGTGACGGTGAGCGGGGCACCGAGGTGTTCATGCTCAAGCGGGTGTCGCAGATGGCGTTCGCGCCGAGCATGCACGTCTTCCCGGGCGGTGGCGTCGACCCGCGCGACGGGGACGCCGGGCTGCCGTGGGCCGGTCCATCGCCGGCCGAGTGGGCGAGCCGTCTGAGGTGCACCGCGGCCGAGGCGCAGATGTTCGTCGCCGCCGCGGTCCGGGAGGTCTTCGAGGAGGTCGGCGTCCTCCTGGCCGGGCCGTCTCCGAGCAGTCCCCTCGTCGACCCCCACGACGGGAGCTGGGCGGGGGTGCGCGACAGGCTGGTCTCGCGTGACCTCTCGCTGGCCGGGGTGCTGCGAGAGCGTGACCTCGTGCTCCGCTCGGACCTCATCGTCGCGAAGGCGCACTGGCTGACCCCGGCGTTCGAGCCGCGGCGGTTCGACACGTGGTTCTTCGCCGCGGTGATGCCGGAGCACCAGGTCGCCGACGGTGAGACGAGCGAGGCCGAGACCGCGGAGTGGGTCGTCCCCCAGGAGCTTCTCGAGGCGTATGCCGCTGGGCTCGCCTCCCTGCTCCCGCCGACGGTCATGTGCGTGGAGGAGATCGCAGACGCGCCCAGTGCGGTGGCGTTCGTCCGGCACAGCGACGACCTCCCGCTCATCATGCCGGTGGTCGTCGACACGCCCGAGGGGCCGGCGATGCGGATCGACGTCTGA
- a CDS encoding alpha/beta hydrolase family protein: MAVAEYRRAGIPGGGWPGTFDDIRVRDFLGSPDSAPAAWRAADPVRGLPPRVPVRLVHGELDHEVPVSVTDAYVREARRLGADVTLHVVPGAGHYSLSDPQSPAWPHILVTLDGLV, from the coding sequence GTGGCGGTCGCCGAGTACCGCCGGGCGGGGATACCGGGCGGTGGCTGGCCGGGGACCTTCGACGACATCAGGGTGCGGGACTTCCTCGGCAGTCCGGACTCGGCGCCCGCGGCGTGGCGGGCAGCGGATCCGGTGCGGGGCCTGCCGCCCCGCGTCCCGGTCCGGCTCGTGCACGGTGAGCTCGACCACGAGGTGCCGGTGTCCGTGACCGACGCCTACGTCCGCGAGGCGCGACGTCTCGGGGCCGACGTGACGCTCCACGTGGTCCCCGGCGCCGGCCACTACAGCCTCAGCGACCCGCAGAGCCCGGCCTGGCCGCACATCCTGGTCACCCTGGACGGTCTGGTTTGA